GTTGGGAGGGTGCTTCTTTTTATTGGGAAACTGCACGCATTTTGGCGTTCGGAACTACTGTGAAGGACGGGGTTTTAGCCTTGTAACTTCCATAAGCACCGTCACACGGTCGACCGTGAGATCTACCGCAGTTCGTCCTCACGCTGACAACGAGTAGTGTTGGCGAAGTAAATGTAAAATCAAATCGATAATTGATTGGAATACCAATTCGAGATTAAAGAGCCTATTGAATCACGGGACAGTATTTTAATCGCTGTTCTTATCACGTTCCGGTCGCACATGCCGATTATGAGACACTCGAAGACCGACCGGTACTGTCCGTTCAAAAATGTGTTCAAACAGCGCGAGTACGGGACGTAATCACCCGAAAGAGAACGAATCATGGAGACAGTAGTCATCGGTGGACAGGACCTCGGTCAAGAACTCTCAAAGCGCTTCCTTGAGCAGGAGATCGCCGTCGTGTTCCTTGATGACGATACAGCTACCATCGAGCGGGCAATCAAAGGAGGAATCGACGCGCATAAAACGGATATTTCGGATTTTCAAGCGCTCTCGGACGCTGGCCTTGACCAAGCCCACACAGTCATCGTCGCAACCGACAGCGATAGTAAAAACCTGCTCATCGCACAACTTCTACGGGTCAAGTTCAAGACAGACCGCATCATCGTCCTCGTCAATCATCCGCAAAACCTAGACCTGTTCGATGAACTAGATGTCGAGGTCATCAACTCGACGCAGGCGCTGACGACTGCGATCGAGAACGTCCACTCGGATAATCAAGACCACTAACAGACAGATGTTCGGAACCAACAGACAGACAGTAGCACCGCGTAACCTAACAGAGCACTCGTTACAGAGTCAACTGGCTGCGATCATCCGAGGGGGATGCTGAAATGGTCGAAGCTGCCGCACAAATTGACATTCTAAACCTACTGCTCGTCCTTGTACTCGCATGGATTGGCGGAGCCCTCGCCGAGCGCATCGGCTACCCCGCGATGATGGGTGAACTGCTCGCAGGCCTCGTATTTGGCCCACCAATCCTCGGGTTACTGGAGCCCTCGAACACGCTCGATATTTTGGCACAGCTCGGCGTATTCCTCCTGATGGTGTATGTCGGGATGGAAGTCGATCTTGATGATCTGTTCGACTTGGGGCCGCAAGCACTCATCGTTGCCATTGGTGCGTTCGTCATTCCGTTTGCACTCGGATACGTAGGCGGTGTGCTCACCATTGCGACTAGCGAGGGCGCGCTGTTTCTCGGCCTGGCGATGGCAGCTACGTCGCTTGCCACAAAATCGCGTATTCTGGTTGACCTCGACATCCTAGATACGCGTATTGCGAGTGTCCTGCTCGGAGGTGCGTTAGTTTCCGACGTTGGCGTTCTGGTGGCGTTTGCGGCCGTCCTCGGATTCATCCAGGCAGGTACGGTCAGCGCAGCCTCAATCGGGCTCATCCTCTCCAAAGCCATCGCGTTCTTCGCCATCACTCTGTTCATCGGCTACCGGTTCCTTCCACACGTCTGGGACCAGTTCGATTCGCTCCGCGAGCGGTACGGTTTTGTCGACAAGACGACTGCATTCTCCATCGCGTTGCTTGTTGCGCTCGTCTTCGCGGAACTTGCCCACCTCGCTGGCCTCCATATGATCATCGGCGGGTTCATGGCGGGGCTATTCCTCCGGCAGGCGGATCTGCATGAGGAGTTCTACGAGCACATGCATAGCGTCATCTACGACCTAGCAATCGGCTTTTTTGCCCCCATCTTCTTCGTGACGGTTGCGTTCCAAATCACCCTCGACGTCTTTACGCAGAACCTCGGATTGCTTGTTCTGCTTGTTGGTATTGCGTTCGTCGGGAAGATCGTCGGCTCGTGGTTGTTTGCACTACCGACGAACCTCACCTCCCGCGAAGGACTCGTCATCGGCTTCGGCATGAACGGCCGCGGAACCGTCGAGATCATCATTGCGTCGATCGGGCTCTCGAATGGTATTATCGACCAGGGGCTATTTTCCATCCT
Above is a genomic segment from Haloprofundus halobius containing:
- a CDS encoding NAD(P)-binding protein, encoding METVVIGGQDLGQELSKRFLEQEIAVVFLDDDTATIERAIKGGIDAHKTDISDFQALSDAGLDQAHTVIVATDSDSKNLLIAQLLRVKFKTDRIIVLVNHPQNLDLFDELDVEVINSTQALTTAIENVHSDNQDH
- a CDS encoding cation:proton antiporter, giving the protein MVEAAAQIDILNLLLVLVLAWIGGALAERIGYPAMMGELLAGLVFGPPILGLLEPSNTLDILAQLGVFLLMVYVGMEVDLDDLFDLGPQALIVAIGAFVIPFALGYVGGVLTIATSEGALFLGLAMAATSLATKSRILVDLDILDTRIASVLLGGALVSDVGVLVAFAAVLGFIQAGTVSAASIGLILSKAIAFFAITLFIGYRFLPHVWDQFDSLRERYGFVDKTTAFSIALLVALVFAELAHLAGLHMIIGGFMAGLFLRQADLHEEFYEHMHSVIYDLAIGFFAPIFFVTVAFQITLDVFTQNLGLLVLLVGIAFVGKIVGSWLFALPTNLTSREGLVIGFGMNGRGTVEIIIASIGLSNGIIDQGLFSILVFLAMFTTSLVPVTVKWGVDWLDRSGELVYTQDPVEAKAD